The genomic segment TTCTACTGTCACCGTTGGTTTTGTACCGTGTTCTCCATCGTTATGCCACTGCCACAGCTCCTGCGACACAAAAATTGGAACGAAGGTAATCATCTGTACTCCCCCGTTGTTGACCAACATATGCTGCACATCCTCAGGCACATTGCGTGGATGAGGATTGACTGCAAAGCAAGAAGAGTGTGAAAACATCACCGGTACGCAAGACGTTTCAAGCGCATCCCTCATGGTTTCTGCCGACACATGAGCAAGGTCAACTAGCATACCTATTCGATTCATTTCTTTGACTACTGCTCTGCCTCGATCATTGAGACCCTCCCACAGACGCTCCCCTACTGCAGCATCGGCAAATTCTGTGGTCTTATTCCAGGTAAGCGTCATATATCTCACGCCCAGCGCAGCATATTGTCTGAGCACAGCAAGGTTATTTGCAATCTGATGTCCTCCCTCAATACCAATCAGAGATGCAATTCTGCTTTGATGATGTGCTGAACGAATATCATCAGCCGTTCTGGCAAACATGAAGTCCCGAGGATAGCGCTCACACATACGTCTGATGAAATCAATTTGCTCAAGCGTCGCTATTACCGCATCCCCTCCTTGATAGTCACTGTGCACGTAAGCCGACCAAAACTGTGCCATATAGTTTCCTCTGCGCAGTTTGGGTATATCTGTCTGCAAGGTCTGTGGGAGCTCCTGATCGATGCCTTCAACACTATAGTGTCGATGTGCCCTTGCCTCCCACGGCAGATCATTATGGCCGTCAATAACTGGGATACCGCGATAATTCATGTAGTCCTCGCTTCATTGGTTTATTAAAAAATTCGTTTCATTTGCCCGCCGGCAAATTTGCTGATGTATTGAGCACATCTCGCAAACTATGTATGATGCCGCTTCGGCCAATTCGAGTGTGAGCATGCATCAATGAACTAATAATGGCTTCTTCGCTGGCAGCTGCTATGGCTCGAAAGCACACATCCATAGCATCCTCATGAAGCCGTTCAATCGTCTCGACAGCAGCATCCATACGATGGTGTATTCGATTCGATGTTGAAAATGCAACTACGATTTCACCACTACCGTTGCCGACATACCCGCCAGTACGTGCAATTCCTACCGTGACTCGCTTGGCAAGTCTGTGCAACTGTCTTGCATCCATAGGTAGATCTGTAGCTAACACTGCGACAATGCTGCCTTTATCGACGCCTGGAATATCAATGTCGCTTGGAATTCCATGTCTCATCTCGTGTTGATTGGCTCCAGACAAATCATCGTGCACCACTTGCCCCGCTAACCGAAAACACTGCTGATCGCCGAAATTGCTCAATACCAACACTCCAATAGTTCCAGCACGTCCATCGATATTCAGCACTCTTGAGGAAGTCCCAATACCGCCTTTCATACCGAAACAGACCATACCGGTCCCTGCACCAACATCACCTTCGACGCACTCTGGTGTGGCATCTGCGATAGCAGAAAACACATCTTCTTGACTCACAGCAAGATCACGAATGGTATTCATCTCTCCATCGTTGCATTCAAGAACCACAGGATTCACAGTTCCTGTCTCTACGCCAATGGTGGGATTGCGTTCAAGCGAGTAACGCACCAGAGCTTCGTAGCACGCTCCTTCTGCGAAGGTATTACTCAGCACAATCGGAGTCTCCAAATACCCCATTTCTTGTATTTGAATCAATCCCATGCTTTTCCCGAACCCGTTTGACACATAAGCTGCCGCAGGGAATTTTTCCGCAAATATTTGCGAACCTGGAACCATTGCGGTTACGCCAGTCATACGACCATGACCTCGTAAGGTTTTATGTCCGATGCGGATGCCTGGCACATCTGTGATGCTGTTGCGCTCGCCCACTGGCAGCCCGCATAAATCTTCATTAATTCTCTGGTTGAGCCCCATATGCAATCACCACGCTTGAACTTGCTGAGTATGAAGGGTTGATCGAATATCTGCGCCTATCGATGCCATATCATGCAATGCAACATCACGCAGGTCG from the Bifidobacterium sp. genome contains:
- a CDS encoding P1 family peptidase, whose amino-acid sequence is MGLNQRINEDLCGLPVGERNSITDVPGIRIGHKTLRGHGRMTGVTAMVPGSQIFAEKFPAAAYVSNGFGKSMGLIQIQEMGYLETPIVLSNTFAEGACYEALVRYSLERNPTIGVETGTVNPVVLECNDGEMNTIRDLAVSQEDVFSAIADATPECVEGDVGAGTGMVCFGMKGGIGTSSRVLNIDGRAGTIGVLVLSNFGDQQCFRLAGQVVHDDLSGANQHEMRHGIPSDIDIPGVDKGSIVAVLATDLPMDARQLHRLAKRVTVGIARTGGYVGNGSGEIVVAFSTSNRIHHRMDAAVETIERLHEDAMDVCFRAIAAASEEAIISSLMHAHTRIGRSGIIHSLRDVLNTSANLPAGK
- a CDS encoding dipeptidase, producing MNYRGIPVIDGHNDLPWEARAHRHYSVEGIDQELPQTLQTDIPKLRRGNYMAQFWSAYVHSDYQGGDAVIATLEQIDFIRRMCERYPRDFMFARTADDIRSAHHQSRIASLIGIEGGHQIANNLAVLRQYAALGVRYMTLTWNKTTEFADAAVGERLWEGLNDRGRAVVKEMNRIGMLVDLAHVSAETMRDALETSCVPVMFSHSSCFAVNPHPRNVPEDVQHMLVNNGGVQMITFVPIFVSQELWQWHNDGEHGTKPTVTVEMIADHVECAREAMGVDYVGVGGDFDGDDLMPEGMSNVGCYQQLFDILRQRGWSEEDLNKLGWKNALRVLEASDSAYRSFMSLSEDAVAV